In Arachis stenosperma cultivar V10309 chromosome 1, arast.V10309.gnm1.PFL2, whole genome shotgun sequence, one DNA window encodes the following:
- the LOC130965408 gene encoding uncharacterized protein LOC130965408 has protein sequence MASKYQLRSISLPSRSHPSTIRVDEELIKLKTWEATSTSTSKSIAIGFSLLQDLYLSLDAFLNMASTQHVISQNQGGDEKYFEEVLDGSMRVLDICGITRDIMLQIKENVQSLHSSLRRRKGDSSVEKSVLEYNLFTKKMKKNAKKVITNLKHMDSKFGVSPILNLGDHFGAVVRVLREVILMNLFVFQLLLSFFNMSKSKSKSKSTKWLMVAKLVHKGVIACEDNSQNVNELQCVEASLSTLLIEGINNGEKMHIAHEKLEALENVLESLDNNLDSTFRNLIKTRASLLNMISQ, from the coding sequence ATGGCAAGCAAGTATCAACTTCGTTCCATTAGTTTGCCATCAAGATCTCATCCAAGCACTATTAGAGTTGATGAAGAACTCATCAAGCTCAAGACATGGGAAGcaacatcaacatcaacatcTAAGTCAATTGCCATTGGCTTTTCCTTGCTTCAAGATTTGTACCTCTCATTGGATGCATTTCTCAACATGGCATCAACACAACATGTGATTTCTCAAAACCAAGGTGGTGATGAGAAATATTTTGAAGAGGTCTTGGATGGTTCAATGAGGGTTTTGGACATTTGTGGCATCACAAGGGACATTATGCTACAAATTAAGGAGAATGTTCAATCCCTTCATTCCTCtctaagaagaagaaaaggagacTCAAGTGTTGAGAAAAGTGTGCTTGAGTACAATTTATTCAccaagaagatgaagaagaatgcCAAGAAGGTAATCACAAATTTGAAGCATATGGATAGCAAATTTGGGGTGTCACCAATTTTGAATCTTGGTGACCACTTTGGTGCTGTGGTTAGGGTTCTTAGGGAAGTGATACTAATGAACTTGTTTGTGTTCCAATTACTATTGTCTTTCTTCAACATGTCAAAGTCAAAGTCAAAGTCAAAGTCAACCAAATGGTTGATGGTGGCAAAACTTGTGCACAAAGGGGTCATAGCTTGTGAAGATAACTCACAAAATGTCAATGAGTTGCAATGTGTGGAAGCATCTCTAAGTACCCTTTTAATTGAAGGGATTAATAATGGTGAGAAGATGCATATAGCACATGAAAAGTTGGAGGCTTTGGAGAATGTTCTAGAAAGCCTTGATAATAATTTGGATAGCACATTTAGGAACTTGATTAAGACTAGAGCCTCCCTTTTGAATATGATCTCTCAATAG